The Diadema setosum chromosome 4, eeDiaSeto1, whole genome shotgun sequence genome window below encodes:
- the LOC140227628 gene encoding alpha-(1,3)-fucosyltransferase 7-like, which yields MSKNAIPLSIICLSTIGCIVLWLTNKPAEGEQNQSKGLLALTRSVLSPGQHSNAKCTRQLQIWTDKRIGDYTSKPHVVRCASVPCDSMIVADNNISTTRVSDAVLLHPRTIWSWKDMHRARPRGQKWIFYGRDNPARTEMRIIPPEEYRDTSYDYIMSFRKGSDFSAEYGIYDETKPEVMESDSRNWADNRSGLVVWVETDCRSTSWKRTEFVKQLQSIISVDTFGDCGDKESCPTGSSCEAKLKTYKFYLSLENSRCRDFITQDFFYGLSIGVIPIVSGPPRIDYERVAPPDSFIHIDDFPSIQALAYHIDLLNKNDNMYNRYFEWKKLGSVVTVEEEVLLAPENMCQIFERMHIDEMRASVGLYKRQEMPVWTEWLFGSCSAG from the coding sequence ATGTCGAAGAATGCCATTCCTTTGTCAATCATCTGTTTATCGACCATAGGCTGCATCGTTCTATGGCTCACAAACAAGCCAGCTGAAGGGGAACAAAACCAAAGCAAGGGACTTCTGGCTCTTACCAGGAGCGTTCTGTCGCCCGGGCAACACTCCAACGCGAAGTGCACAAGGCAGCTTCAAATATGGACGGATAAACGCATCGGCGACTATACATCGAAACCACATGTAGTCCGATGTGCAAGCGTGCCATGTGACTCCATGATCGTCGCCGACAACAACATATCGACCACGAGAGTGAGCGATGCCGTGCTCCTCCACCCTAGAACGATTTGGTCGTGGAAAGACATGCACCGCGCGCGCCCTCGAGGTCAGAAGTGGATATTTTACGGGCGTGACAATCCCGCGCGAACGGAGATGCGTATCATTCCGCCGGAGGAATATCGCGACACTTCGTACGATTACATAATGTCATTTCGGAAAGGATCGGACTTTTCCGCGGAGTACGGGATCTATGACGAGACTAAGCCCGAAGTCATGGAGAGTGATAGCAGAAACTGGGCCGATAATAGAAGTGGTTTGGTGGTCTGGGTCGAGACGGACTGCCGGTCCACGTCGTGGAAGCGAACGGAATTCGTGAAGCAGCTGCAGTCGATCATCTCTGTCGATACTTTTGGAGATTGCGGTGACAAAGAATCATGTCCAACAGGATCATCATGCGAAGCGAAGTTAAAGACTTACAAATTCTACTTATCGTTGGAAAATAGTCGCTGTCGTGATTTCATAACGCAAGATTTCTTTTACGGCTTGTCGATTGGGGTCATCCCCATCGTGAGCGGACCGCCTCGCATTGACTACGAGCGCGTCGCACCGCCAGACTCGTTTATACACATAGATGACTTTCCCTCAATACAAGCGCTTGCATACCACATCGATCTCTTGAATAAGAATGACAATATGTATAACCGATATTTCGAGTGGAAGAAACTGGGTTCGGTCGTCACGGTTGAAGAGGAGGTTCTGCTAGCTCCGGAAAACATGTGCCAAATATTCGAACGGATGCATATTGACGAAATGAGGGCGAGTGTTGGATTGTACAAAAGACAAGAAATGCCTGTTTGGACCGAGTGGCTATTTGGATCATGTTCAGCCGGATGA